A DNA window from Haliovirga abyssi contains the following coding sequences:
- a CDS encoding polyamine aminopropyltransferase: MKIKSENLLAIAILMTGITGMVAEYSLSTIASYFVGNSITQFSLVIGITMFFMGIGSKISKYIEKEIFYKFILFESLLSIISAYSIIFTYYLMGISGEKLFYIYMLSGIVGTLIGLEIPLITRINEHYNIALKENISKVLSYDYFGSLIGSILFAFLFLPYLGLTNTSILLGFFNFLVAFFVYVSIIKRGIEVDSKKIKNIFILSFLVILSAFIFGKKIVMYSEQMQYKDKIVFKEQTKYQNIILTKFKKDYRLYLDGQTQFSTFDEYRYHESLVHTPVTFLDNIPKRVLVLGGGDGMAVRELLKYKKIESITLVDLDDQMTKLFSTNKLLRSFNKSSLLNKRVEVINEDAYIYLKNNKSKYGLIIIDFPDPNNIALNKLYTVEFYKLVKRNLEKSGVFVTQSTSPIYSKEAYICIRKTIKEVGFNVYSYKTLVPSFGMWGFNIGSMQKRDLNKIFNKKIEIPTIYLTNGVMKSNFSLGKDIKLDDEKIEVNKLLEPKLLKYYNNSWVYY, encoded by the coding sequence ATGAAAATAAAAAGTGAAAATTTATTAGCAATTGCAATATTAATGACAGGAATAACAGGAATGGTAGCAGAGTATTCTCTCTCTACCATTGCTTCATATTTTGTTGGGAATAGTATAACCCAATTTTCATTAGTAATAGGAATTACAATGTTTTTTATGGGAATAGGCTCAAAAATATCAAAATATATAGAAAAAGAAATATTTTATAAATTTATATTATTTGAATCTTTACTTTCTATTATATCTGCATATTCAATAATATTTACTTATTATTTAATGGGGATAAGCGGAGAAAAATTGTTTTATATATATATGTTATCAGGAATAGTGGGTACATTAATCGGGCTTGAAATTCCATTAATTACAAGGATAAATGAGCATTATAATATAGCGTTGAAAGAAAATATAAGCAAGGTTTTATCTTATGATTATTTTGGAAGTTTAATAGGAAGTATATTGTTTGCATTTTTATTCTTACCATATTTAGGGCTTACAAATACATCAATTTTGTTAGGATTTTTTAATTTTTTAGTAGCTTTTTTTGTATATGTAAGTATAATAAAAAGAGGAATTGAAGTAGACTCTAAAAAAATAAAAAATATATTTATATTAAGTTTTTTAGTTATTTTATCAGCCTTTATATTTGGTAAAAAGATTGTAATGTATAGTGAACAGATGCAATATAAAGATAAAATAGTTTTTAAAGAACAAACAAAATATCAAAATATAATTTTAACTAAATTTAAAAAAGATTATAGATTATATTTAGATGGTCAAACTCAATTTTCTACATTTGATGAATATAGATATCATGAGAGCCTTGTGCACACTCCAGTTACTTTTTTGGACAATATTCCCAAAAGAGTATTAGTTCTAGGTGGTGGAGATGGAATGGCTGTTAGAGAACTGTTAAAATATAAAAAGATAGAGTCTATAACATTAGTGGATTTAGATGATCAGATGACAAAACTTTTTTCTACAAATAAACTTTTAAGAAGCTTTAATAAAAGTTCATTGTTAAATAAAAGGGTAGAAGTAATAAATGAAGATGCATATATATATTTGAAGAATAATAAGAGTAAATATGGATTAATTATAATAGATTTTCCTGATCCAAATAATATTGCATTAAATAAACTTTATACAGTTGAATTTTATAAATTGGTAAAAAGAAATTTAGAAAAAAGTGGAGTGTTTGTAACACAATCAACAAGCCCGATATATTCAAAAGAAGCGTATATATGTATAAGAAAAACAATAAAGGAAGTAGGGTTTAACGTATATTCGTATAAGACTCTAGTTCCTTCTTTTGGAATGTGGGGGTTTAATATTGGAAGTATGCAAAAAAGAGATTTGAATAAAATATTTAATAAAAAAATAGAGATTCCTACAATATATTTAACAAATGGAGTAATGAAATCAAACTTTTCTTTGGGGAAAGATATAAAGCTAGATGATGAAAAAATAGAGGTAAATAAGCTATTAGAGCCTAAATTATTGAAATATTATAATAATAGTTGGGTTTATTATTAA
- a CDS encoding TatD family hydrolase, whose amino-acid sequence MKLIDAHCHINLDEFKDDFNEVVERINKKLEFAVNIGFDMKTSLESVELAKKYDFIYSAIGIHPNEAKEYSDEVEKKLIKLAENPKVLAIGEIGLDYYREGAPRDLQKDVFRKQIELAIKLDKPILIHCRDAYGDTFDILNEYKEARGIMHSYSGSYEFAKKLMDRFYFSISGPVTFKNAKNVKEMVRELPIERIMVETDSPYLTPTPYRGKRNEPIFVEYVAREVADLKNMKYEEVKDITNKNTKKAFEIEV is encoded by the coding sequence ATGAAACTTATAGATGCACATTGCCATATAAATTTAGATGAATTTAAAGATGATTTTAATGAAGTGGTAGAAAGAATTAATAAAAAACTTGAATTTGCAGTAAATATTGGATTTGATATGAAAACTTCTTTAGAAAGTGTAGAACTAGCTAAAAAATATGATTTTATCTATTCTGCAATAGGGATTCATCCAAATGAAGCAAAAGAATATTCTGATGAAGTTGAAAAAAAATTAATAAAACTTGCTGAAAATCCAAAAGTTTTGGCAATAGGAGAAATAGGACTTGATTATTATAGAGAGGGAGCTCCAAGAGATTTGCAAAAAGATGTTTTTAGAAAACAGATAGAATTAGCAATAAAATTAGATAAACCAATATTAATTCATTGTAGAGATGCTTATGGAGATACATTTGATATATTAAACGAATATAAAGAAGCTAGAGGAATAATGCATAGTTACTCTGGAAGTTATGAATTTGCTAAAAAATTAATGGATAGATTTTATTTTTCTATAAGCGGACCAGTAACATTTAAAAATGCCAAAAATGTAAAAGAGATGGTTAGAGAATTGCCAATAGAAAGAATAATGGTAGAGACAGATTCGCCTTATTTAACTCCAACTCCATATAGAGGGAAAAGAAATGAACCAATATTTGTAGAGTATGTAGCAAGAGAAGTTGCAGATTTAAAAAATATGAAATATGAAGAAGTAAAAGATATAACAAATAAAAACACAAAAAAAGCATTTGAAATAGAGGTGTAA